A region from the Paenibacillus humicola genome encodes:
- a CDS encoding LLM class flavin-dependent oxidoreductase, which translates to MSTETRKQMSLGAFLSGAGHHVAAWRHPGANAEGILDFRHYAHLARIAEDAKFDMIFFADVLALSDQLDTAVSYMSPVRPEPIVLLSALAAVTEKIGLTGTVSSTYSEPYTIARQFATLDHLSGGRAAWNIVTTANRGAAANYGKERHLEHHLRYERAREYIDVVTKLWDGWEDDAIVLDKAGGIFADKSKVHSADHEGKWFNIRGPLNVSRPPQGRPVVIQAGSSEDGRDFAALTAEVIFTAWQTLDEAKAFHDDVKARAVRYGRAADDVKILPGVFPVVAATDKEAQEKNDYLQSLIHPAAGIALLSGMIGHDLTDFDPDAPFPELPETPDGVKGRLHLISDLARRESLTILQASRRIAGARGHWTIAGSPVTIADRLEEWFTGGACDGFNIMAPYFPGGLEDFIRLVLPELRSRGLFRTEYTGSMLRDHLGLKRPANRFAALRQAGEPT; encoded by the coding sequence ATGTCCACCGAAACGAGAAAACAAATGAGCCTCGGCGCCTTCCTGTCCGGGGCCGGCCATCATGTGGCCGCGTGGCGTCATCCCGGCGCCAATGCGGAAGGGATTCTGGATTTCCGCCATTATGCGCACTTGGCCCGCATCGCCGAAGACGCCAAGTTCGACATGATTTTTTTCGCGGACGTACTGGCCCTGTCCGACCAGCTCGACACGGCCGTGTCGTATATGTCCCCCGTACGTCCGGAGCCGATCGTCCTGCTGTCCGCCCTCGCCGCCGTCACGGAAAAAATCGGACTGACCGGCACCGTCTCCTCGACCTACAGCGAGCCGTATACGATCGCGCGCCAGTTCGCGACGCTCGATCATCTGAGCGGCGGCCGCGCCGCCTGGAATATCGTGACGACAGCCAACCGCGGCGCTGCGGCCAACTACGGCAAGGAGCGGCATCTGGAGCACCATCTGCGCTACGAGCGGGCGCGCGAATATATCGACGTCGTGACGAAGCTGTGGGACGGCTGGGAGGATGACGCGATCGTGCTGGATAAGGCAGGCGGCATCTTCGCGGACAAGTCGAAGGTCCATTCCGCGGATCATGAAGGCAAATGGTTCAACATCCGCGGGCCGCTGAACGTCTCCCGGCCGCCGCAGGGCCGCCCCGTCGTCATCCAGGCCGGCTCCTCCGAGGACGGACGCGACTTCGCCGCGCTGACGGCGGAGGTCATCTTCACCGCCTGGCAGACACTGGACGAAGCAAAAGCGTTCCACGACGACGTCAAAGCGCGGGCGGTCCGGTACGGAAGGGCGGCGGACGACGTGAAAATTTTGCCGGGCGTGTTCCCGGTCGTCGCCGCGACCGACAAGGAGGCGCAGGAAAAGAACGACTACCTGCAGAGCTTGATCCACCCAGCCGCGGGCATCGCGCTGCTCTCCGGAATGATCGGCCACGACTTGACCGACTTTGATCCGGACGCCCCCTTTCCGGAGCTTCCGGAAACGCCCGACGGCGTGAAAGGCCGGCTGCACCTGATCTCAGACCTCGCCCGGCGCGAGAGCCTGACGATTCTGCAAGCAAGCCGCCGCATCGCAGGGGCGCGCGGACACTGGACGATCGCCGGCTCGCCGGTCACGATCGCCGACCGGCTGGAAGAATGGTTTACCGGCGGGGCTTGCGACGGCTTCAACATTATGGCTCCGTATTTCCCGGGAGGGCTGGAGGATTTTATCCGATTGGTGCTGCCCGAGCTGAGAAGCCGGGGATTGTTCCGCACCGAATATACGGGAAGCATGCTCCGCGATCATCTGGGGCTGAAGCGGCCGGCGAACCGGTTTGCGGCGCTGCGGCAGGCCGGCGAGCCTACATAA
- a CDS encoding ABC transporter permease, protein MNKVYVPPASGIGTPSSPAETPAKKWRPGPKSRGALLGLALPVILLAAWQAAGNLGLTSETLLPTPLEIAAAFADLIRTGELFGHLEISMYRAALGFGLGAGLGLVFGILVGFVRRFEQTLDPSLQMLRMIPHLAVTPLFILWFGFGELSKILLIAKGAFFPVYVNTFLGIRGVDIKLFEVSRVLQYSRFKQIALLIVPAALPNILLGIRLSLGVAWLGLVVAELMGSSAGIGYLIMDARQFSQTPIVFVGILIFALVGKLTDSLVRFLERRLLRWRDSYGG, encoded by the coding sequence ATGAATAAAGTGTACGTTCCTCCGGCATCCGGAATCGGGACGCCGTCCTCCCCTGCCGAGACGCCGGCGAAGAAGTGGAGGCCCGGGCCCAAGTCGCGCGGCGCCTTGCTTGGCCTTGCGCTGCCGGTCATTCTGCTCGCCGCATGGCAGGCGGCCGGAAATCTCGGGCTGACGTCGGAGACGCTTCTCCCGACGCCGCTTGAAATTGCCGCCGCCTTCGCGGACCTGATCCGCACGGGAGAGCTTTTCGGCCATCTTGAAATCAGCATGTACCGCGCCGCGCTCGGCTTCGGACTCGGGGCGGGACTCGGGCTCGTCTTCGGCATTCTGGTCGGCTTCGTGCGCCGTTTCGAGCAGACGCTCGATCCGTCGCTGCAAATGCTGCGGATGATCCCGCATTTGGCGGTAACGCCGCTGTTCATCCTGTGGTTCGGCTTCGGCGAGCTGTCGAAAATTTTGCTGATCGCCAAAGGCGCCTTTTTCCCCGTCTACGTCAATACGTTTCTCGGCATCCGCGGCGTCGACATCAAGCTGTTCGAGGTCTCCCGCGTCCTGCAGTACAGCCGCTTCAAGCAGATCGCGCTGCTCATCGTGCCCGCGGCTCTGCCGAACATTTTGCTCGGCATCCGGCTGTCGCTTGGCGTCGCCTGGCTCGGCCTCGTCGTCGCAGAGCTCATGGGCTCGAGCGCGGGGATCGGCTATTTGATCATGGACGCCCGGCAGTTCTCGCAAACGCCGATCGTGTTCGTCGGCATTCTCATTTTCGCCCTCGTCGGGAAGCTGACCGATTCGCTCGTCCGGTTCCTCGAACGGCGCCTGCTTCGCTGGAGGGACAGCTACGGAGGATAG
- a CDS encoding APC family permease: MVNKLKRFLIGRPMKSTELEDEKLGKLKALAVLSSDALSSVAYGTEQILLVLMAAGFAAVWYSLPISLAVLGLLTVLILSYRQTIYAYPTGGGAYIVAKDNLGVPTGLVAGGSLLVDYILTVAVSSSAGTDAITSAFPVLHDYRVLIALVMIVFLTIMNLRGITESASLLAVPVYLFVVAIFVLIISGLIKYAAGGIHAAAPEIGTTVSNISLFLLLKAFSSGCSALTGVEAVSNAIPNFRQPAERNAAMTLMMMGLILGSMFIGISVLAYLFGIAPDPKETVVSQIAESTFGRSVLYYAIQGITALILFLAANTAYSAFPLLAFMLAKDKFMPHMFKVRGDRLGFSNGIIFLGVMSMLLVIAFHGDTENLIPLYAVGVFIPFTLSQLGMMVRWVRLRPPGWAVKFAINTIGMLTTLTITLIFIFTKFTQIWMVFVFLPVVIYLFNRIHRHYRNAAEELRINIKSDKPCIKGSTIVVPVAGITRVVLNSISYAKSLTDNVLAVYVGFDDEEIRKMEERWEEWNPGIRLIVLRSRYRSVMKPLIKFIETVEWKTAETDHITILIPQFITKHWWENLLHNQTSLLIRAYLYNQKDVVIATVPFHLNR; encoded by the coding sequence ATGGTAAATAAATTGAAGCGCTTCTTGATCGGGCGGCCGATGAAGTCGACCGAGCTTGAAGACGAGAAGCTCGGCAAGCTGAAGGCGCTCGCGGTGCTGTCGTCCGATGCGCTGTCGTCCGTCGCATACGGCACGGAGCAAATTTTGCTCGTGCTGATGGCTGCTGGATTCGCGGCCGTCTGGTATTCGCTGCCGATTTCGCTGGCCGTGCTGGGGCTGCTGACGGTGCTTATCCTCTCGTACCGCCAGACCATCTACGCCTATCCGACCGGAGGCGGAGCGTATATCGTGGCCAAAGACAATCTGGGCGTGCCGACCGGGCTGGTGGCCGGCGGATCGCTGCTTGTCGATTATATTTTGACGGTCGCGGTGAGCTCGTCTGCGGGAACGGACGCCATCACGTCGGCATTTCCCGTGCTGCACGATTACCGCGTGCTGATCGCGCTTGTCATGATCGTGTTTCTGACGATTATGAATTTGCGGGGCATTACGGAGTCGGCTTCGTTATTGGCGGTGCCGGTGTACCTGTTTGTCGTCGCGATTTTCGTCCTGATTATTTCCGGCTTGATTAAATATGCGGCGGGCGGCATTCATGCGGCGGCTCCCGAAATCGGCACGACCGTATCGAACATCAGCCTGTTTCTGCTGCTGAAGGCGTTCAGCTCGGGCTGTTCGGCGCTCACCGGCGTCGAGGCGGTGTCGAACGCCATCCCGAACTTCAGGCAGCCGGCCGAGCGCAACGCGGCGATGACGCTTATGATGATGGGCCTCATCCTGGGCAGCATGTTCATCGGCATCAGTGTGCTCGCTTATTTGTTCGGCATTGCGCCGGATCCGAAGGAAACGGTCGTCTCGCAGATCGCCGAATCGACCTTCGGGCGCAGCGTGCTCTATTACGCGATCCAGGGGATCACGGCACTTATTTTGTTTCTGGCCGCGAATACGGCGTATTCCGCTTTTCCGCTGCTTGCCTTCATGCTGGCGAAGGATAAGTTCATGCCGCATATGTTCAAGGTGCGCGGCGACCGGCTGGGATTCTCGAACGGCATTATTTTTCTCGGCGTCATGTCCATGCTGCTCGTCATCGCCTTCCACGGCGATACGGAAAATCTGATTCCGCTGTACGCGGTCGGCGTATTCATCCCCTTTACGCTGTCGCAGCTCGGGATGATGGTCCGGTGGGTCCGGCTGAGGCCGCCGGGCTGGGCCGTGAAATTCGCGATCAATACGATCGGCATGCTGACGACGCTGACGATCACGCTCATTTTCATTTTTACAAAGTTTACGCAAATCTGGATGGTATTCGTTTTTCTGCCCGTCGTCATCTATTTGTTCAACCGTATTCACCGGCATTACCGGAACGCGGCCGAGGAGCTGCGCATCAACATCAAGTCCGACAAGCCGTGCATCAAAGGGAGTACAATCGTCGTCCCGGTCGCCGGCATTACGCGCGTCGTACTGAACTCGATCAGCTATGCCAAATCGCTGACCGACAACGTGCTCGCCGTCTACGTCGGCTTCGACGATGAGGAAATCCGGAAGATGGAGGAGCGGTGGGAAGAGTGGAATCCGGGCATCCGGCTGATCGTGCTGCGGTCGCGCTACCGCAGCGTCATGAAGCCGCTCATCAAATTTATCGAGACGGTGGAATGGAAAACGGCGGAAACCGACCATATCACGATTCTCATTCCGCAGTTCATCACGAAGCATTGGTGGGAAAACCTGCTGCACAACCAGACCAGCCTGCTGATCCGCGCCTACCTATACAACCAGAAGGACGTCGTTATCGCCACGGTGCCGTTCCATCTGAACCGCTGA
- a CDS encoding MFS transporter, translating into MAANIWVFLFFYVILYMGSAVSGTFMPVYFQSVGFTQAQIGGLLSFGPLVAVLAQPVWGSLGDKSRTKNLILTILLTGSGVSMLLYPLHDSFAYLLLIMCLFTFFQTPAFAITDAITLEALGRQAGSYGIIRMGGTFGYAVMSLLFGFYAKEHIGSMFGTFALVMLAGLLLLLRFPKVKGHQYAGRKMQIWQLFANRRLVLYLGFCFAINLTLGYYYAFFPLFFKGLGADNGLLGWSAAISAVSEVPFLLLSGKIFSRVRIPYILLGAAAATALRWLLFSVLHSPYAILPVQALHGLIFIVISVTMSVFINKEVPGELKASGQTLNGLINLGIARMIGSFAGGIASEHFGMQKLFLYSSVITVASMLLFALVAFRRELRIDTGISS; encoded by the coding sequence ATGGCCGCAAACATTTGGGTGTTTCTGTTTTTTTATGTGATCCTCTACATGGGCAGCGCCGTCTCCGGCACGTTTATGCCCGTTTATTTTCAGTCGGTCGGCTTCACGCAGGCGCAGATCGGCGGGCTGCTGAGCTTCGGGCCGCTGGTCGCCGTTCTCGCTCAGCCCGTATGGGGATCGCTCGGCGATAAATCGCGGACGAAAAATTTGATCCTGACGATTTTGCTGACCGGAAGCGGGGTGTCGATGCTGCTTTACCCGCTTCACGACAGCTTCGCTTATTTGCTGCTCATCATGTGCCTGTTTACGTTTTTCCAGACGCCGGCGTTCGCCATTACCGACGCGATCACGCTCGAGGCGCTCGGACGCCAGGCGGGCAGCTACGGCATCATCCGCATGGGCGGCACGTTCGGCTATGCCGTCATGTCCCTGCTGTTCGGCTTTTATGCCAAGGAGCATATCGGCTCGATGTTCGGGACGTTCGCCCTCGTGATGCTGGCCGGCCTTCTGCTCCTGCTGCGTTTTCCGAAGGTAAAGGGGCACCAGTACGCGGGCCGCAAAATGCAGATTTGGCAGCTGTTTGCGAACCGCCGACTCGTGCTGTATCTCGGGTTCTGCTTCGCGATCAACCTCACGCTCGGCTACTATTACGCCTTTTTCCCGCTGTTCTTCAAAGGGCTCGGCGCGGACAACGGGCTGCTCGGCTGGTCGGCCGCGATATCGGCCGTCAGCGAAGTGCCGTTCCTGCTCCTGTCGGGCAAAATTTTCAGCCGGGTGCGCATCCCGTATATTTTGCTCGGGGCCGCCGCCGCGACCGCGCTGCGCTGGCTGCTGTTTTCCGTGCTGCACAGTCCTTACGCCATCCTGCCGGTGCAGGCGCTGCACGGGCTGATCTTCATCGTCATCTCCGTGACGATGTCGGTTTTTATTAACAAGGAGGTGCCCGGCGAGCTGAAGGCGAGCGGGCAGACGCTGAACGGACTGATCAACCTGGGCATCGCGCGCATGATCGGCAGCTTCGCGGGCGGTATCGCGAGCGAGCATTTCGGCATGCAGAAGCTGTTTCTATACAGCTCGGTCATCACGGTCGCCAGCATGCTGCTGTTCGCGCTCGTCGCTTTCCGGCGGGAGCTGCGCATCGATACCGGCATCTCTTCGTGA
- a CDS encoding SOS response-associated peptidase encodes MCQSLSITAEVSELSDRFQLDQVLFYTSNRHEINPTESVSAIIEHKGSRVLDDFRWGLMPYWAKDSLRMDSRTMLWKPIFDRILKKQRCVIPCSAFYVSRTEGKKTVRAKLAMKSGTFGIAGLYDVFRSASGEEMRTCTILMTQSNSLVSPYSALMPAILETEDVDRWLRRDAGEPGRLHDMLRTMDAMRMVSIPLDAYGEADSGFEAPRPKLV; translated from the coding sequence ATGTGCCAATCGTTATCCATAACCGCTGAAGTATCGGAGCTTTCGGACCGTTTTCAATTGGATCAGGTGCTGTTTTATACGTCGAACCGCCACGAAATTAATCCGACCGAGTCGGTTTCCGCGATCATCGAGCATAAAGGAAGCAGGGTGCTGGACGATTTTCGCTGGGGGCTGATGCCGTATTGGGCGAAGGATTCGCTCCGGATGGACAGCCGGACGATGCTGTGGAAGCCGATTTTCGACCGGATTTTGAAGAAGCAGCGATGCGTCATTCCGTGCAGCGCCTTCTATGTGAGCCGGACGGAAGGGAAGAAGACGGTGCGTGCCAAGCTGGCGATGAAGAGCGGCACGTTCGGCATCGCCGGGCTGTACGACGTGTTTCGTTCGGCATCAGGCGAAGAAATGCGGACGTGCACGATTCTGATGACGCAGTCGAATTCGCTCGTGTCGCCTTACTCCGCACTGATGCCGGCGATTCTGGAGACGGAGGACGTGGACCGGTGGCTGCGCCGGGACGCAGGCGAACCCGGGAGGCTCCACGACATGCTGCGGACGATGGACGCGATGCGGATGGTGTCAATTCCGCTGGACGCCTACGGAGAAGCGGATTCCGGCTTCGAAGCGCCGCGCCCGAAGCTGGTTTGA
- a CDS encoding aliphatic sulfonate ABC transporter substrate-binding protein: protein MNSKKKNIRKTMVFGIIAVLCAGLLSACSAGSGGGASGGGSNEPSGTASGPGGKPKEKVTVNIGVQGNTGILYYARETKAFDKAFAEAGAEVKWYEFASGPPHFEALASGRLDFGSVGGTPVISGQTGGVDFKAIAVTGDGKKSNAIVLPKNSAIKDMKDLKGKKIAVAKGSSAYNFLYRVLEKAGLTDKDVQIIQLQPDEARPALDTGAIDAWSVWEPYVTTAVVQSGDLVLVTGQDLNIFAPGFLIARTKFTEEHPDLTVLFLKEYEKVREYYASHLEEVADMLSKTNKLDKNIVLQVLQKSEPLLSPITPEFAKVHQEQADFLYSVGAINKKLDTSQVLDSRFVDQALKELKEGK from the coding sequence ATGAACAGCAAAAAAAAGAACATTAGAAAAACGATGGTATTCGGAATCATTGCCGTCCTATGCGCCGGACTGCTGTCGGCGTGCAGCGCGGGGAGCGGCGGAGGCGCTTCCGGCGGAGGCTCCAACGAGCCGTCCGGAACCGCTTCGGGCCCGGGCGGCAAGCCAAAGGAGAAAGTGACGGTTAATATCGGGGTTCAGGGCAATACCGGCATTTTATACTACGCGCGGGAGACGAAAGCTTTCGATAAAGCCTTCGCCGAAGCGGGCGCCGAGGTCAAATGGTATGAATTCGCCAGCGGTCCGCCCCATTTCGAGGCACTCGCTTCGGGCCGGCTCGACTTCGGGTCCGTCGGCGGCACGCCTGTTATTTCCGGTCAGACGGGAGGCGTCGACTTCAAGGCGATCGCCGTCACCGGCGACGGAAAGAAAAGCAATGCCATCGTCCTGCCCAAAAACAGCGCCATTAAAGACATGAAAGATTTAAAGGGTAAAAAAATCGCCGTCGCCAAAGGCAGCAGCGCCTACAACTTCCTTTACCGCGTGCTCGAGAAAGCCGGTCTTACCGACAAGGACGTGCAGATCATACAGCTTCAGCCGGACGAGGCCCGTCCCGCACTCGACACGGGCGCCATCGACGCCTGGTCGGTTTGGGAGCCTTATGTAACGACGGCCGTCGTTCAGAGCGGGGACCTTGTGCTTGTCACAGGACAGGACCTGAACATTTTCGCCCCGGGCTTCCTGATTGCGAGAACCAAATTTACCGAGGAGCATCCGGACCTTACGGTACTGTTCCTGAAAGAGTACGAGAAAGTACGCGAGTATTACGCCTCTCATCTGGAAGAAGTCGCCGATATGCTGTCCAAAACGAACAAGCTGGACAAAAACATCGTGCTTCAGGTGCTTCAGAAATCCGAGCCGCTGCTGTCGCCGATCACGCCCGAATTTGCCAAGGTTCATCAGGAGCAGGCCGACTTCCTCTATTCCGTCGGGGCGATCAACAAGAAGCTCGATACGTCGCAGGTGCTGGACAGCCGGTTCGTCGATCAGGCGCTGAAGGAGCTGAAGGAAGGCAAGTAA
- a CDS encoding HAD family hydrolase — translation MNITGIQSRIEAVFFDLDDTLYDQLDSFRGAVEDTLPADLWAGLEMDELFRRVRYYGDRLLDRYAAGKLTFKELRVQRMILAFADLGIALDERQAETLQTRYRNGQQRIKLSPGAGELIAALQRGGLDVGILTNGPVDHQMNKIRSLGLDAVIQPGRLFISDALGIAKPDPRVFLQVSEITGHAPERCLYVGDAWVNDVTGPLEAGWHSIWLNKRGDAPSSGHRPDRIVGALEDIA, via the coding sequence ATGAACATTACCGGCATTCAAAGCCGCATCGAGGCGGTATTTTTCGATTTGGACGATACGCTGTACGATCAGCTGGATTCGTTCCGCGGAGCGGTAGAGGACACGCTGCCGGCCGATTTATGGGCGGGCCTTGAAATGGACGAGCTGTTCCGCAGGGTGCGTTATTACGGCGACCGGCTTTTGGACCGCTATGCGGCAGGTAAACTGACGTTTAAAGAGCTGCGTGTGCAGCGGATGATACTGGCGTTCGCGGACCTCGGCATCGCGCTGGACGAGCGGCAGGCGGAGACGCTGCAAACCCGGTACCGGAACGGTCAACAGCGCATCAAGCTGTCACCGGGGGCGGGAGAGCTGATTGCCGCCCTGCAGCGCGGCGGACTCGACGTCGGGATCTTGACGAACGGGCCGGTCGACCACCAGATGAACAAAATCCGCTCCCTCGGCCTCGACGCCGTTATCCAGCCGGGCCGGCTGTTCATTTCCGACGCGCTCGGCATCGCCAAGCCCGATCCGCGGGTCTTTCTGCAAGTCAGCGAGATTACCGGCCATGCGCCGGAGCGGTGCCTCTATGTCGGGGACGCCTGGGTCAACGACGTAACGGGTCCCCTCGAAGCGGGCTGGCATTCGATTTGGCTGAACAAGCGGGGCGACGCGCCGAGCTCGGGCCACCGGCCGGACCGTATCGTGGGAGCGCTCGAAGACATCGCTTGA
- a CDS encoding VOC family protein, whose product MAKLTPYIFSEDAKAQADFYIEALGGKMNSILLHGDLPDAKEEMKDKVMHLCVEAAGVSIFMSDIANMQVSRGDFINLALEFGAEAEAYAAFEKLSEGGVVHDPLKPAFWGSLFGRLQDKFGVSWMITTASAAQEG is encoded by the coding sequence ATGGCGAAACTGACGCCCTACATTTTCTCGGAGGATGCCAAAGCGCAGGCCGATTTTTACATCGAGGCGCTCGGCGGAAAAATGAACTCCATCTTGTTGCACGGCGATCTGCCGGATGCGAAGGAAGAGATGAAGGATAAGGTGATGCATCTTTGCGTGGAAGCGGCGGGCGTATCCATTTTTATGTCGGACATTGCGAACATGCAGGTGAGCCGGGGCGATTTCATTAATCTGGCGCTCGAATTCGGTGCGGAAGCGGAAGCTTATGCCGCTTTCGAGAAGCTGTCCGAGGGCGGCGTCGTGCATGATCCGCTCAAGCCGGCTTTCTGGGGCTCGCTGTTTGGCCGGCTGCAGGATAAGTTCGGCGTCAGCTGGATGATCACGACCGCATCGGCAGCGCAGGAAGGCTGA
- a CDS encoding 8-oxo-dGTP diphosphatase: MEAAVQKEMKCDMYTMCLIVDGDRVLLINRPDSRGFPGFIGPGGRIEMPESPAQGAIREVWEETGLRVKDLTFKGIDEYVNQDRNYRYIVFNYIAASFEGELLNDPPEGELHWVPIREAEALPMQPWFRRRFPLFFEEGTFEIHEEWEEESKTARSVSVRKL, from the coding sequence ATGGAAGCTGCGGTTCAAAAAGAAATGAAATGCGACATGTATACCATGTGCCTGATAGTGGATGGCGACCGGGTGCTGCTGATCAACCGGCCGGACAGCCGGGGCTTCCCCGGCTTTATCGGGCCGGGCGGGAGGATCGAAATGCCGGAAAGCCCGGCGCAGGGCGCGATCCGCGAGGTTTGGGAGGAAACGGGCCTGCGTGTGAAGGATCTGACGTTCAAAGGGATCGATGAATATGTGAATCAAGACCGCAATTATCGGTATATCGTGTTTAATTACATCGCGGCCTCGTTCGAGGGCGAGCTGCTGAACGATCCGCCGGAAGGCGAGCTTCATTGGGTGCCGATCCGCGAGGCGGAGGCGCTTCCGATGCAGCCGTGGTTCAGGCGGCGTTTCCCGCTCTTCTTTGAGGAGGGCACCTTCGAAATTCACGAAGAATGGGAAGAGGAAAGCAAGACGGCGCGCTCCGTTTCCGTGCGGAAATTGTAG
- a CDS encoding aldo/keto reductase — MQYRKLGRTGLKVSEVSLGAMAFGRWIDEEASVKVLDAALDAGINLVDTADVYGKGMDLSDPLQTGESETILGRLMKGRREKIILATKVHGRVGNEPNDAGQSRYHIFRAIENSLRRLNTDYVDLYQVHRFDPETPLDETLGALDDLVRQGKVRYIGCSNFAAWQIAKAHGISAVRQLHRFESVQPEYSLITRNIEPELVPFALSESVGIIVYSPLGRGILSGKYRPGEAPPADSRLAAGEQRLKALIGNERSLAIVDIIRPLAERRGLSLAQYALAWVLSRPGITSAILGASKPEHITSAAGRWDERLSQEELDEIDRLTAHLNNIGKSLVKQ; from the coding sequence ATGCAGTATCGCAAGCTTGGCAGAACGGGGCTGAAGGTATCCGAGGTCAGCCTCGGCGCGATGGCGTTCGGAAGATGGATCGACGAGGAGGCGTCGGTGAAGGTGCTGGACGCCGCGCTCGATGCCGGTATCAATCTGGTCGATACGGCCGACGTGTACGGCAAAGGAATGGACCTGTCCGACCCGCTGCAGACGGGCGAATCCGAGACGATTTTGGGCCGCTTGATGAAGGGCCGCCGGGAAAAAATCATCCTGGCGACGAAGGTGCACGGGCGCGTCGGAAACGAGCCGAACGACGCGGGGCAAAGCCGGTATCATATTTTTCGGGCGATCGAGAACAGTCTGCGGCGGCTGAACACCGATTACGTCGACCTGTACCAGGTGCACCGCTTCGACCCGGAGACGCCGCTGGACGAGACGCTGGGTGCGCTCGACGATCTCGTGCGCCAGGGCAAAGTCCGCTACATCGGCTGCTCCAATTTTGCCGCCTGGCAGATCGCCAAAGCGCACGGCATCAGCGCGGTGCGGCAGCTGCACCGCTTCGAGAGCGTGCAGCCGGAATACAGCCTCATTACGCGCAATATCGAGCCGGAGCTTGTTCCGTTCGCGCTGTCGGAAAGCGTCGGCATCATCGTGTACAGCCCGCTCGGCCGCGGCATTTTGTCCGGCAAATACCGGCCCGGTGAAGCGCCGCCGGCCGATTCGCGTCTGGCCGCGGGCGAGCAGCGGCTGAAGGCGCTGATCGGCAACGAAAGGAGCCTGGCGATCGTGGATATTATTCGCCCGCTTGCCGAGCGCCGCGGACTTTCGCTCGCGCAATACGCCCTGGCGTGGGTGCTCAGCCGTCCAGGTATCACGTCCGCCATTCTCGGCGCGTCCAAGCCGGAGCACATTACGTCGGCGGCCGGCCGCTGGGACGAACGGCTGTCGCAGGAGGAGCTGGACGAAATCGACCGTCTGACGGCGCATTTGAACAACATCGGAAAATCGCTGGTGAAGCAGTAA
- a CDS encoding YqkE family protein encodes MAKRKGPAAPARPAADDKPATLKDLLKPEVLGKLKAQADEMKAAEARRREEERQRAEEARKAEQKRLDNDFGHLLEKSKLNWKQFKS; translated from the coding sequence ATGGCGAAACGAAAAGGGCCGGCCGCGCCGGCAAGGCCTGCAGCCGACGACAAACCGGCCACGCTGAAGGATCTGCTGAAGCCGGAGGTGCTCGGCAAGCTGAAGGCGCAGGCCGACGAGATGAAGGCGGCTGAAGCCAGGCGCAGGGAAGAGGAGCGGCAGCGCGCCGAGGAAGCGCGCAAAGCGGAGCAGAAGCGGCTTGACAACGATTTCGGCCATCTGCTCGAGAAGAGTAAGCTCAATTGGAAGCAATTCAAATCGTAA
- a CDS encoding ABC transporter ATP-binding protein has translation MCVSAVQIDIAGLNRRFETKAGPVQALHNIDLQMKEGEFITVIGPSGCGKSTLLKILAGLDTEHTGAVRLDGREVIGPGIDKGFIFQEPRLFPWLTVERNIAGDLSLKKPEVREKVDELIGLVRLKGFERSYPRELSGGMAQRVSIARALLRSPKVLLLDEPFGALDAFTRSHMQEVLLDIWETNRTTMIFVTHDIDEAIYLAERVVILKPRPGSVRSVVPIDLPFPRKKTSMAFQEYRVRIIGEFEKIDDPKPEASYSI, from the coding sequence ATGTGCGTGAGTGCCGTCCAAATCGACATCGCCGGCCTGAACCGGCGCTTCGAAACCAAGGCCGGGCCGGTGCAGGCCCTGCACAACATCGACCTGCAAATGAAAGAAGGCGAATTCATCACCGTCATCGGACCGAGCGGCTGCGGCAAAAGCACGCTGCTGAAAATTTTGGCCGGCCTCGATACGGAGCATACCGGAGCGGTCCGGCTTGACGGAAGGGAGGTAATCGGACCGGGCATCGACAAAGGGTTCATTTTTCAGGAGCCGCGGCTCTTCCCGTGGCTGACCGTCGAACGTAATATTGCGGGGGATCTTTCGCTGAAGAAGCCGGAGGTGCGGGAGAAGGTCGACGAGCTGATCGGGCTTGTCCGGCTGAAGGGGTTTGAACGCTCGTACCCGCGCGAGCTGTCGGGCGGGATGGCCCAGCGCGTATCGATCGCCCGGGCGCTGCTCCGCAGCCCGAAGGTGCTCCTGCTCGACGAGCCATTCGGCGCGCTGGACGCTTTTACCCGCAGCCATATGCAGGAGGTGCTGCTCGACATCTGGGAAACCAACCGGACGACGATGATTTTCGTCACGCACGATATCGACGAGGCGATCTATTTGGCGGAGCGCGTTGTCATCCTGAAGCCCCGCCCGGGCTCGGTTCGCAGCGTCGTGCCGATTGACCTGCCTTTTCCGCGGAAGAAAACGTCAATGGCTTTCCAGGAATATCGCGTCCGCATCATCGGCGAGTTTGAGAAAATCGACGATCCGAAGCCCGAAGCCAGCTACAGTATCTGA